The DNA region CGTACGGCGCCATCGTGGCGTCGATCCGCTCGATGTAGTCGACGATCGCGGGACCGAGGTCGACCTCGCGCAGGTAGGCGACGGCATAGGCCTTGGCGGGGCTCTCGGTGCTCGTCTCGGTGTTCGTCCCGGTGTTTGTCTCGGTGCTGGCGGGCATCGTGGTGTCCTCTCGTTGCTCGGATGGGATGCCCCCATCCCACGCCGAGCAGCCGGGAACGACCATGACCTCGGAGGTCATGTGCACGGTGACCACCGCGATCTAGGTTGGGAGGCGTGAGCACCTCGACCGCCCCGGCCGGCGCCCTGATCCGCGGCTGGCGGCACCGCCGGCGCCTCTCCCAGGAGGAGCTGGCGCACCGCGCCGAGGTCTCCACCCGCCACCTCAGCTGCATCGAGACCGGGCGGTCCCGTCCGACCAGCACCATGCTGCTGCGGCTCTGCGACCAGCTGGAGGTCCCGCTGCGCGAGCAGAACCAGGTGCTGCTCGCCGCCGGTCACGCCCCGGTGCACCCCGAGCACGCGCTGGCGGCACCGGCGATGGCGGAGGCGAACGCCGCGCTCGAGACGATCCTCGCCGCCCACGAGCCCTACCCGGCGCTGGTCGTGGACCGGCACTGGGACCTGGTCACGGCGAACGAGGCCGCCTACGGCCTGCTCGCCGGGGTCGACGCCGACCTGCTCGAGCCGCCGGTCAACGTGCTGCGCCTCTCGGTGCACCCGCGGGGGCTGGCGCCGCGGATCGACAACCTGACCCAGTGGCGGACGCACCTGCACGAGCGGGTGGCCCGGGAGGCCCGGCACTCCGGCGACCCGGTGCTGGCGCGGCTCGCCGCCGATCTCCACGATCCGGGGACGCCGGTCGCTCCGGACACTGCCGCGCTCGTCGTACCGCTGCGCCTGCGCACGCCCGAGGGCGTGCTCTCCTTCGTCTCCACCACCACGGTCTTCGGGACGCCGCGCGAGGTCACCTTGTCCGAGCTGGCGATCGAGGCGTTCTATCCGGCGGACGAGCCGACGCGACGCGCCCTGAGTCGCCGCTAGGGCGGGCATCGGGGTGGCGTCAGGGTGCTGCGTGCGCGACGCGGGTCAGCGGGCCCTACGGGACATGCGCTCCATGTCCATGATCACGACCGAGCGCGGCTCCAGCCGCAGCCAGCCGCGGGAGGCGAAGTCGGCCAGTGCCTTGTTGACCGTCTCCCGGGAGGCGCCGACCAGCTGGGCCAGCTCCTCCTGGGTGAGGTCGTGGTGGACGTGCACGCCGTCGTCGGCGGAGCGGCCGAACCGGTCGGCCAGGTCCAGCAGCGCCTTGGCGACGCGGCCGGGCACGTCGGAGAAGACCAGGTCGGCGACGACGTCGTTGGCGCGGCGGAGACGCCCGGCCAGCTGCGCGAGCAGGCCGCGGGCCACCACCGGGCGGCCCTCGAGCCAGCGCAGCAGGTCCTCGTGCGAGAGGGACGCGAACGCGGCGTCGGTCACCGCGGTCACCGTCGCCGAGCGAGGGCCGGGGTCGAAGAGCGACAGCTCGCCGAACATCTGGCCGGGGCCCATGATCGCCAGCAGGTTCTCGCGCCCGTCGGACGAGGTCCGACCCAGCTTCACCTTGCCGTCGAGGACGACGTACAGCTTGTCGCCGGTGTCGCCCTCGTGGAACAGCACCTCGCCGCGGCGAAGGCGGGACTCCGCCATCGACGACCGGAGCGCTGTCATCGCCTCATCGTCGAGGGCGCTGAACAGTGGCGCCTGACGGAGTACGTCGTTGTCCACGCTTCCTCCAACATCCGTGTGTGTCGTCCCGGACCCCCTGGTGAGGCGCCGACCGGCGACACGCGTCGTCGGGAATCCTAGCCAGTGGCTCGTTTCACACCTAACATGCGGCGCTTCCTGGCCTGTCGGCGCCACGCCGTAGGCTGCACGCGTGCGGCCGATCGACATCACCACCGAGTCGTCGACCCAGCTGGTCCGCCGTGCCCGGAAGATCGACCGGGTGCTCGCCGAGACCTATCCCGACGCCCGTGCGGAGCTGGACTTCGACGATCCGTTCCAGTGCCTGGTGGTCACCGTGCTCTCGGCGCAGACCACCGACAAGAGGGTCAACGCCGTGCGCCCCACGCTCTTCGCGGCCTACCCGGACCCGGCCGCGATGGCCGCCGCGGACCGGGCCCACCTGGAGCAGATCGTCGGTCCGCTGGGCTTCTTCCGGGCCAAGACCGAGTCGTTGCTCAAGCTGAGCGCGGCGCTGGTCGAGCAGCACGACGGCCAGGTGCCGGGACGGCTGGAGGACCTGGTCAAGCTGCCCGGCGTCGGTCGCAAGACCGCCAACGTGGTGCTCGGCAACGCCTTCGACGTCCCCGGCATCACCGTCGACACCCACTTCGGGCGGCTGGTGCGACGGCTCGGGTGGACCACGGAGACCGATCCGGTGAAGGTCGAGTTCGCGATCGCGGGCCTCTTCCCCAAGCGCGACTGGACGATGCTCTCGCACCACCTGATCTGGCACGGCCGTCGCCGCTGCCACGCCAAGAAGCCCGCCTGCGGGGCGTGCCCGGTGGCGCGCTGGTGTCCGTCGTACGGCGCCGGCCCGACCGACCCGGTCGAGGCGGAGAAGCTGGTCCGCACGGAGGGGCCCAACTGATGTCACCCCGCTTCCCCCGCGCCTCCGGCGCCGGTGTGCGCCGCGCCTCCGGCGCCGTCGCGCTCGCCGCCGCCGCGCTGCTGCTGGTGGCCTGCGACGACTCCGGTCCGCTGGCCGCCTGCAAGGTCGACGTCACCACCGACGACCTCGTCCAGCAGCGCGAGGCGGCCGGCATCGCCGACTGCGACACCGAGGCCTGGGCCGCGAGCGGGGAGAGGCGGCCGACCTCCCCGACGTGACCCTGGACTGCCTCGGCAGCACCCGCACGGCCTCGCTCGCCGACGTGCACGGCCCCGCGGTGATCAACGTGTGGTCCTCCAACTGCGAGCCGTGCCGGGCCGAGATGCCGGCGCTGCAGGAGTTCTCGGCCGAGTACGGCGACCAGGTGAACGTGGTCGGGCTGAACTTCCTGGACACCTACCCCGGTGCGGCGATCGACCTGGCCGAGCGCAGCGAGGTCACCTACCCCTCGCTCGCCGACGCGTGCGGGGACCTCCAGGAGACCGACCTGGTGCTGGTCGGGCTGCCGCACTTCCTCTTCGTGGCCCCCGACGGGACCGTGAAGGAGAAGAAGGGCGGCGTGGACAGCGTGGCCGAGATCGTCGAGCTCACCGAGGAGAACACCGGCGTCGACCTGGTCGACCCGGGCGGCCGGGCGGGGGGAGCCGGATGAGCCCCGCCGCGCCGCACCCCGACGACCCCGGGCTGCCGGCCGCACCCACGATCCCGGAGTGGTTGGAGCCGGTCGCCGACGGCGCGGCCCGGATCGCGGGCAGCGACCTCACCCGGTTCCTGCCCCGGAGGAGGGCACCTCGCGCCGCGGCGCGGTGCTGATGCTCTTCAGCGAGGGGCCCGACGGCGCGGAGGTGCTGCTCACCGAGCGCGCCCACGACATGCGCTCCCACCCCGGTCAGGTCTCCTTCCCCGGCGGGTCGATCGACCCCGGGGAGACCGTCGTGGAGGCCGCGCTGCGGGAGGCCGAGGAGGAGATCGGCGTCGACCCTGCCGGCGTGGAGGCGTTCGCCACCCTGCCCGAGCTCTGGCTGCCGCCCTCGGACTTCGCGGTCACCACGGTGGTCGCCTGGTGGCGCGACCCCAACCCGATCCGGGTCGCCTCCCCGGCCGAGGTGCACGCGATCCACCGGGTGTCGGTGGCCGAGCTGGTCGACCCCGAGCACCGGATCGCGGTCCGCCACCCCGGCGGCTGGACCGGCCCCGGCTTCCTGATCGGGCCCGACAAGGACGTGATCCTCTGGGGCTTCACCGGCGGGATCCTGACCCGATTCCTCGACTTCCTGGGCTGGTTGCCCGCGGTCGAGGACGCCCCGGTGCATGATCTACCCGACTACATGCTCGCCGAGTACGTCCGGAAGACGGCCGACACCGACGACGCCGACGACGGCCTGGACCTGGCCGAACCGAATCCCGCGCCGCGGAAGGACCGATGAACTTCCTCGACATCCTGCTGGTGGTCCTGGTCGCGGCCTACGCGCTGTCGGGGTACTGGCAGGGATTCATCACCGGCGCCTTCGCCACCGCCGGACTGCTGGCCGGTGGCCTGTTCGGCATCTGGCTGGCGCCCGTCGTGCTGGGCGGGATCAACCCCTCGTTGTGGGTGTCGCTGGGCGCGCTCTTCCTGGTGATCCTCTGCGCCTCCCTCGGTCAGGCCGTGCTGCAGTACGTCGGGGCCAAGGCGCGGGACAAGATCACCTGGCAGCCGGCCCGGGTCCTGGACGCGGTCGGCGGCGCGGCGCTCAGCGCGGCCGCGGTGCTGCTGGTCGCCTGGGCGCTGGGCGTCGCGATCTCCGGGACCCGGATCGGGCCGGTCACCTCGATGGTGCGCAGCTCCGCGGTGCTGGCCAAGGTCAACGACGTGCTGCCCGACGAGGCCCCGCAGGCGCTGCAGGCGTTCAACAACGTGGTCGGCACCGGCTTCTTCCCGCGCTACCTGGAGCCGTTCGCGCCGGAGCGGATCGTGGAGGTCGACCCCGGCCCGAAGCGCCTGCTCAGCGACCCCGAGGTCACCGGGTCCGAGGCGAGCGTGGTGAAGATCCGCGGCAACAACGCCTGCGGCGCCGGGGTCGAGGGCACCGGCTTCGTGTACGCCGACGGCCGGGTGATGACCAACGCGCACGTGGTCGCCGGGGTCAACGACCCCGAGGTCGAGATCGGCGGCGGCACCGAGGTGGCCCGCGTCGTCCACTACGACCCCGACCTCGACATCGCGGTGCTGCAGCTCGACACCGGCGGCGCCCCGGCCCTGGAGTTCGACATCGCGGACGGCGACCCCCCGACCGAACCCGGCGACCCGGTGGCGGTGGTCGGCTATCCGCAGGACGGACCGTTCGACATCCGCAGCGGCCGGGTCCGCTCCGAGCAGCGCCTGCGCTCGCCGAACATCTACGGCGACGGCACCGTGCTGCGCGAGGTCTACTCCCTGCGGGCCGTGGTGCGGCCGGGCAACTCCGGCGGCCCGATCCTGACCCCCGACGGCGAGATCGCCGGCGTCGTCTTCGCGGCGTCGGTGACCGACGCCGAGACCGGCTACGCGCTCACCGCGGAGCAGGTCGAGGCCGCCGCGGCGGCCGGGGTGGCCGGCAACAGCGACGTCGACACCGGCAACTGCGCCACCTGACGCGCTCGACGGCGGCGTCCGCGTCCCACTCCGTCGACACGGCCGCTCGGGGGCCGGCGGGGTCCGGCATGCTGGCCCCATGAGCGACTCCACCCGCACCTCCGTCGAGCAGGTCCGCTACTCCTACACCGACGGCACAGCCCGGATCACGCTGGTCGACGGCGACCGTGGCAACCCGGTCAACAGCGGCCAGGTCGAGCAGCTCTTCGCCGCGGTCCGGCAGGCCGGACGCGACGGCGCCCGGGTGATCGTGCTGGCCGCCGAGGGCCGGTTCTTCTCCGTGGGCGGCGACCTGGGCGCGATGGCCACCTCCGCGGACATGCCCGCCTTCATCGACGACCTCGCCGACGCACTGCACCGGGTGGTCAGCGAGCTGATCCGCTCCGAGGCGATCGTGGTCAGCGCCGTCCAGGGCACCGCGGCGGGGGCGGGCTTCCCGCTGGCCTGTGCCGCCGACGTCGTGCTGGCGGCGGAGAGCGCGAAGTTCAGCCTGGCCTACACCAAGGTGGGCCTCTCGCCGGACGGCGGCTCCAGCATGCTGGTCGACTCGCTCGGTCTGCACCGGACGCTGCGGCTCGCCCTGCTCGGGGACCTGCTCACCGCGGCCGAGGCCCAGGCCGCCGGCCTGGTCGCCCGGGTGGTGCCGGCCGAGGAGCTGGCCGCAGCGGTGGATGCGGTGGTGGCGCAGCTGATCGTCGGCTCGGCATCCGCGCAGGCAGCCACGAAGCGGCTGCTCCGGGAGCACGCGGTGCCCTCGCCGGAGACCGCGCTGCGGGCCGAGACGCTCTCCATCCGCGGTCTGGCGGGCTCGGCCGACGGCCGGGAGGGCGTCACCGCGTTCCTGGAGAAGCGGCCCGCCGTTTTCAACGGCTGAGCCCCGCGCCGGCGGCGTCGGCCGACCCGCACCGGCGCCGGTCGCCCGCCGACCCGCCGAGCCGGCGTCAGGTGCGGTGCGGGACCGGGCAACCCGGCGACGTCGCTCGTTCGCCGGGGAAGGTGCCCAGGTCGGCGAGCGCGTAGCCGTTCGGATAGCTCTTGATCCGCGGGAGGTCCGCGGTGAAGGTCGGCTTGCGGTTGGACGGGGTGTGCCGCAGCAGCCGGGCCCGTGCTCGCATCGCGGCACGGCTCAGCCGGGTGATCGACGGGTGCGGGGCGTCGTACCGGAAGGCGCGGAGCAGGGGCTCGTCCATCAGGGCGCGACTGAACACCTCGACCGGTCGGCGCACGGGCCGCGGGTAGAACGTGCACATCAGGTCGAGTGTGGCGTCGGCGACCCGCCGCCCGCCCTCGTCGTAGGCGAAGTGCTCGCGCTCGTAGTCGTCCACCAGGTGCAGGAACCCGTCGTAGGTGTCGGGCACGTCCTTGATGTTCATGTGCCGGCCGAGGGTGCGGTAGTAGTTGACGGTCGCCCGCAGCTCGGTCTCGGTGAGCGAGCGCCAGCCGTAGTCGTCGAGCCACCGCTTCGGCACCACCACGAAGGTGGAGAGCACGTAGCGCAGGTCGTCGTTACTGATGTCGTACATCTTGTGCATCTGGTTGATCCGGCGCATCGCGGTGCGGCCCTGCTCGGAGTCGAACCCGTGCACGAACGGTGCCTCGAGGAGCAGCGTGGTGTCGTCGTACCGCTTCTGGCAGGCCTCGGTGAACTGGCCGGTCTCGAAGAGCAGCCGCCCGATGCTGGGCACCGCGTAGGTGCGGAAGAGGGCGAAGCTGAGCGACTGGGTGATGTCCCAGGTGAACTCGTAGAGCGAGAGGTTCTGCACGATCTCGACGTAGTCGGTCTCGGGGTCGAGCTGCTCGTTGCGGTCCCGCCACAGTGACTTCGGCATGCCGGGCACGCTAGCGGGAAGCAGGCTCGCCCGGAATGCAACGAGAACGTGTTCTCATCATCCGGTTAGGGTGCGCGGGTGGCTGCTCCCGACGTCTTCTCGCCCTACCGGCTCGGACCTGTCCGGCTGCGCAACCGGACGGTGAAGGCGGCGACCTTCGAGGGTCGTACGCCGCACGGGCAGGTCACCGACGAGCTGATCGACTACCACTTGGCGCCGGCGCGCGGCGGCATCGGGCTGACCACCGTCGCCTACCTCGCCGTCGCGCCCGAGGGGCGCACCCATGCCGAGCAGATCGTGGTCGGCCCCGCCAGCGCCGCCGGGCTCGCGCGGCTCGCCGACGCGGTGCACGCCACCGGGGCCCGGATCGCCGGTCAGGTCGGACACGCCGGTCCGGTGGCCAACGGTCGCTCCAACGGCGTGCCGGCGGTGGCGGCCAGCGCCATGCCCAGCCCGATGTCGATGCAGATGATCCGCACGGCCTCCGAGCGGGACCTGACCCGGATCACCCGGGCCTACGTCACCACCGCGCGGACCCTGGTCGGCGCGGGCTTCGACGTGCTCGAGCTGCACATGGCGCACAGCTATCTGATCTCCTCCTTCCTGGCTCCCGGCCTCAACCGCCGCCGCGACCGGTGGGGCGGTGGGTTCGCGGCGCGTGCCAAGCTCGCCCGCCAGGTCGCCCGGGCGGTCCGCGAGGAGGTCGGCGACGAGGTCGCGGTGACCGCCAAGGTCTCCTGCGGCGACGGCTTCCCCGGCGGCGTCACCACCGACGAGGGGATCGGGCTCGCCCGGATGCTGGAGGCCGACGGGACCGTCGACGCGCTCCAGCTCTCCGGCGGGTCGTCGCTGATGAACCCGATGTACCTCTTCCGCGGCGACGCGCCGCGCCGGGAGTTCGCCGAGGCGATGCCGACCATCGTCAAGTGGGCGATGAGGTCGCCGCTCGGCTCGACCTTCCTGAAGAGCTATCCGTTCCAGGAGGCCTACTTCCGCGAGCGGGCGCTGCGGTTCCGCGACGCCGTCGACCTGCCCCTGATGTTCCTCGGCGGGGTCAACGACGTCGCGACGATGCGGCAGGCGATGGCCGACGGCTTCGAGATGGTGGCGATGGGTCGTGCCGTGCTGCGCGAGCCGGACCTGGTCGCCCGGCTCGCCTCGGGCCGGGCGAGGCGCGGGATCTGCATCCACTGCAACCGGTGCATGCCCACGATCTACTCCGGCACCCGGTGCACCGAGTGGGCTCCGGAGGAGGTCATCGCGGTCCCCGCGCCCGGGTGAGCCCGGGCCACGGCGAGTCGGGCCCACGCCGACCCCGGCAAGCCCGGCGCCCTGGTCAAGAAGTAGAACTTGTTCTACGTTGAGGCGCATGTCTCAGGTGATCCCGTCCCAGCCGCTGCGCGTCGTCGTGTGGTCCACCGGAACCGTCGGCCGGCATGCGATCGCCGGCATCGACGCCCACCCCGACCTGGAGCTGGTCGGGGTCTGGACCTCCACCCCGGACAAGGCGGGCCGGGACGCCGGCGAGCTCGCCGGGCTGGGCCGCGAGCTCGGCGTGACGGCCACCACCGACCGCGACGCGCTGGTGGCGCTGAAGCCGGACTGCGTCGTGCACACGGCGATGACCGACGACCGGCTCTTCGAGTCCATCGAGGACCTCACCGGACTGATCCGGGACGGCGTCAACGTGGTCTCGTCCGGACCGGTGATCCTGGTGCACGCGCACGGCGCGCTGCCCGAGGAGATGATCGCCGGCATCGACGCCGCCGGGCGCGAGGGCGGTGCCAGCCTGCACGTCAACGGGATCGACCCCGGCTTCGCCAACGACCTGCTGCCGCTGGTGATGACGTCGCTGTCGCAGCGGATCGAGCACGTCAAGGTCAGCGAGATCGCCGACTACTCCACCTACTACCAGCCGGTGGTGATGCGCGACCTCTTCGGCTTCGGGCAACCGATGGACTTCGAGGCGCTGCTCTGGCAGTCGGGGATCCTCTCCACCGGGTGGGGGCCGGTGGTCCGGGTGATCGCCGCCGGACTGGGCGTCACCCTCGACGAGCCGCTGGTGGAGAAGGTGGAGCGCCGGCCCGCGCCGCGGCCGGTCGAGACGGTGTCGGTCGACATCGCCGAGGGCACCCAGGGGTCGGTGCTGTTCCAGGTGGTCGGCACCGTCGACGGAGAGCCGCGGATCACCCTCGAGCACGTCACCCGCACCGACGCGGCGACCGACGACGACTGGCCCCGCCCGCACGAGGGCGACGGGTGCTACCGGATCGAGATCACCGGGGAGCCGGTGATGAAGGTCGAGTTCAGCCACCACGGCGCCGACGGCGACCACAACGTGTCCGGGATGATCGTCACCGCGCAGCGCCTGATCAACGCGATCCCGGCCGTGGTCGCCGCCGAACCCGGGCTGGTCTCGCCGATCGACCTCCCGCTGGTCACCGGCCGGGGCCTGGTCACCGGCGCGAGGGCCGGTGCCCGATGAGCGTCCTCGACCGCTTCCTGCTCACCGACCACGTCGCCGTGGTCACCGGCGCCGGGCGCGGGATCGGCGCGGCCACCGCCGTCGCCCTCGCCGAGGCGGGTGCCGACGTGCTGGTCTCCGCGCGGACCGCGACCCAGCTCGAGGCCGTGGCCGAGCGGGTGCGGGCCGCGGGGCGCCGGGCCGTCGTCGTACCGGCGGACCTGGCGGACACCGACGCGGTCGCGGACCTCGCCCGGGCCGCGTACGACGCCTTCGGGCGGCTCGACATCGTGGTCAACAACGTCGGCGGGACGATCCCGAACGCCTTCCTCGACACCGACGTCGCCTACCTGGAGGAGTCGTTCCACTTCAACGTCTCCACCGCGCACGCGCTGAGCCGGGCCGCGGTCCCGCTGATGCTCGCCTCGCTCGGCACGGCCGAGGCGCCGCGGCACAAGTCGATCACCTCGATCTCCTCGATGATGGGGCGCACCGCGGACCGCGGCTACCTGGCCTACGGGACCGCCAAGGCGGCGCTGGCGCACTGGTCGCGGCTGGCCGCCGCGGACCTGGCGCCGAGCATCCGGGTGAACGGGATCTTCGTCGGCTCGGTGATGACCAGCGCGCTGGAGTTCGTCGCCGGGGTGCCGGAGACCAGGGCGGAGATGGAGGACAAGACGCCGCTCGGCCGGATCGGTGAGGCGGAGGACATCGCGGCGGGCGTCGTCTACCTCTCCTCGGCCGCCGGGAAGTACGTCACCGGCAAGCTGCTCGAGATCGATGGCGGGATCCAGGCGCCCAACCTCGATCTGCGGCTGCCAGACTTGCAGCCGTGAGCCAGACCAACGAGAGCACGAAGCGGCAGGGGAGCGGGGTCAGCACCGGCAAGGCGATCTCGCCCGACAGTGGCGAGCACTGGGCCAACGAGGGAGCCTGGAAGGTCGCCGACGGCATCCACCGGATCCCGCTTCCGCTGCCGATGGACGCCCTCAAGGCGGTCAACGTCTACGCCATCGAGGGCGACGACGGACTCACCCTGGTCGACGGCGGCTGGGCCATCCCCCAGGCCCGCGAGATCCTGGACCGCTGCCTGCGCAGCGTCGGCTCCGGGTTCGGCGACATCAAGCGCTTCCTGGTCACCCACGTGCACCGCGACCACTACACGATGGCCCGGGTGCTGGGCACCGAGGTCGGCGCGGACGTGGCGCTCGGGATCGAGGAGAAGCCGGCCCTGGAGCTGCTGCACGACGCCAGCGTCGGTGGGATCGAGGAGAGCCCGTTCCTCTCCGTGCTGCGGACGGCGGGTGCCGCCGAGGTCGCCGCGCTGTGGGGCGAGGGCGGCCCGGGCGATCTCCCGAAGTCGACGGACTGGGCGTTCCCGGACACCTGGATCGAGGGCGACCGGACGTTCACCGTCGGCGCTCGCACCCTGGACGCGGTGCACACGCCGGGCCACACCCCCGGCCACTACGTCTTCGCCGAGCAGGCCGAGGGCGTCCTCTTCTCCGGCGACCACGTGCTGCCCACGATCACCCCGTCGATCGGGTTCACCGTGCCCGCCTCCGAGCAGCCGCTCGGCGAGTTCATGGCCTCGCTGGCCCGGGTCCGCCACCTGCCGGACCTGCGCATCCTGCCCGCGCACGGCCCGGTCGCCCCGTCCACCCACCAGCGGGTGGACGAGCTGCTCGACCACCACGAGCAGCGGCTCGACGAGTGCCTGACCTCGCTGCGATCGCGGGGCAGGGCGACGGCGCACGGCGTGGCCGGAGACCTCGGCTGGACCCGGCACGAGCACGCCTACGACACCCTCGACCCGTTCAGCATGGGCATGGCGGCGATGGAGACCAAGGCGCACCTGGAGCTGCTCGAGGCCCGCGGGTTGGCCACCAGCGAGGACCACTCCGACGGGATCGTCTTCGCGCCGGTGGAGCCCGCTCGGGGCTGACCCGGCCGTCGCCGAGGAGCTGCCACCGGTCCGCCGCCGCGGCGCAGGCTCAGCCGGCGCGGCGCCGCATCGGCGTGTGCGGGATGCCGTCCTCGAGGAACTCCGGCCCGTCCGGGGCGAACCCGAACCCGCGGTAGAAGCCGACCAGCGGCGACTGCGCGTCCAGTACGACGTCCCGCTCGCCCGCCTCGGCGCACACCTGCAGCGATGCCTCCATCAGCGGCGCCGAGAGGCCGCGCCCGCGGGCGGTGCGCGCCAGCGCGACCCGGCCGATCCGCCACACCGCTCCGGTCGGTGTCTCGTCGACCAGCACCCGGGTGCAGCCGGCCAGCGGACGGTCGGCCCCGGCGGGCTGGCTGTCGGTGGGCTGGCTGTCGGTGGGCTGGCTGTCGGTGGACTGGCTGTCGGCGGGGAGGCGGAGCAGCACGTGCACCGTGGTCGGCTCGGTGTCCCGGCCGTCGAGGTCGGGGTAGGGGCAGGCCTGCTCGACGACGAAGACGTCCTGGCGCAGCCGCGCGACGTCGTACAGCTCAGCGACGGTGAGCGCCGCGAACCGGCGCACGGTGATCTCCACCCGGCGCAGGCTAGCGCCCGTCCCGGGGCTAGTGTGGAGGGACAAGACAGGGGAGCACGACCCAGCGTGCTGAGAGTGCGGGCGGACCGTCGGCGGAAGTCGGGTCCAGGGCCGCAGACCCTCCGAACCTGCTCCGGTTAGCACCGGCGAAGGGAGTCCCTCCGTGGCTTCTCATCTCCACCGTCCTGCGCGCCCCCGGCGCCCGATCGCCCTGCTCGGCGCGCTCTGCGGCCTGGCCCTGCTGGGCAGCGGGTGCTCGTTGATCGGCGAGGACGACTCCTCCTCGGGTGGCGGGTCGGCCGGCGACGACCCGGGCACCGGCTCCGGAGAGGTCGTGCTGGTCACCCACGACAGCTTCTCGCTGCCCAAGAGGCTGGTCCGCGCCTTCGAGCAGGAGTCCGGCTACACCCTGGTGCAGAGCCCGGCCGGCGACGGCGGCGAGCTGACCTCCAAGCTGCAGCTGACCGAGGGCGACCCGCTCGGCGACGTGGCGTTCGGGGTGGACAACACCTTCGCCGGGTCGGTCCTCGGCGCCGACGTGTTCGCCCCTACGACGCCGACCTGCCGACCGGCGCCGAGGACCTGGTCCTGCCCGGCGACGACGAGGGCGACGGGCGTGAGCTCACCCCGATCGACACCGGCAACGTCTGCGTCAACGTCGACACCGACTGGTTCGCGGCGGAGGGGCTGGAGCCTCCGGGCTCGCTGGACGACCTGACCGACCCGGCCTACCAGGACCTCTTCGTCACCTCGGGGGCGACCACCAGCACTCCCGGGATGGCCTTCCTGCTCTCCACCATCGGTGCCTACGGCGAGGGGTGGACCGGCTACTGGGAGGACCTGCTGGCCAACGGCGCCAAGGTGGTCAAGGGCTGGGAGGACGCCTACTACGTCGACTTCACCTACTCCGGCGGCGACCGCCCGATCGTGCTCTCCTACGACACCTCCCCGGCGTTCACCGTCGAGGGTGGCGAGAGCAGCACGCGGGCACTCCTCGACACCTGCTTCCGCCAGGTCGAGTACGCCGGCGTGCTGGAGGGCGCGCAGAACCCCGAGGGCGCCCGGGCGGTGGTCGACTGGCTGCTGAGCCCCGCGGTGCAGGCCGCGCTGCCGACCAGCATGTACGTCTTCCCGGTCGACGACGAGGTGGAGCTGCCCGCGGACTGGGCGGCCTTCGCCGCGCAGCCGGACTCCACCGTCGAGGTCACGCCGGAGGAGATCGCGGACCACCGTCGCGAGTGGCTCACCGCGTGGTCGGAGCTCACCAGCCGCTGAGGCGGATCCTGGGGGGAGAGCCCGGATGACACGTCGCCTCACGCTGGTCGCCCTCGCCGCGGTGCCCACCGCGGTGCTGGCCGTCTTCTTCGTGCTGCCGGTGGCCGGCATGGTGC from Nocardioides sambongensis includes:
- a CDS encoding helix-turn-helix domain-containing protein gives rise to the protein MSTSTAPAGALIRGWRHRRRLSQEELAHRAEVSTRHLSCIETGRSRPTSTMLLRLCDQLEVPLREQNQVLLAAGHAPVHPEHALAAPAMAEANAALETILAAHEPYPALVVDRHWDLVTANEAAYGLLAGVDADLLEPPVNVLRLSVHPRGLAPRIDNLTQWRTHLHERVAREARHSGDPVLARLAADLHDPGTPVAPDTAALVVPLRLRTPEGVLSFVSTTTVFGTPREVTLSELAIEAFYPADEPTRRALSRR
- a CDS encoding Crp/Fnr family transcriptional regulator, translated to MDNDVLRQAPLFSALDDEAMTALRSSMAESRLRRGEVLFHEGDTGDKLYVVLDGKVKLGRTSSDGRENLLAIMGPGQMFGELSLFDPGPRSATVTAVTDAAFASLSHEDLLRWLEGRPVVARGLLAQLAGRLRRANDVVADLVFSDVPGRVAKALLDLADRFGRSADDGVHVHHDLTQEELAQLVGASRETVNKALADFASRGWLRLEPRSVVIMDMERMSRRAR
- the nth gene encoding endonuclease III; translation: MRPIDITTESSTQLVRRARKIDRVLAETYPDARAELDFDDPFQCLVVTVLSAQTTDKRVNAVRPTLFAAYPDPAAMAAADRAHLEQIVGPLGFFRAKTESLLKLSAALVEQHDGQVPGRLEDLVKLPGVGRKTANVVLGNAFDVPGITVDTHFGRLVRRLGWTTETDPVKVEFAIAGLFPKRDWTMLSHHLIWHGRRRCHAKKPACGACPVARWCPSYGAGPTDPVEAEKLVRTEGPN
- a CDS encoding TlpA family protein disulfide reductase — its product is MTLDCLGSTRTASLADVHGPAVINVWSSNCEPCRAEMPALQEFSAEYGDQVNVVGLNFLDTYPGAAIDLAERSEVTYPSLADACGDLQETDLVLVGLPHFLFVAPDGTVKEKKGGVDSVAEIVELTEENTGVDLVDPGGRAGGAG
- a CDS encoding NUDIX hydrolase, with the translated sequence MLFSEGPDGAEVLLTERAHDMRSHPGQVSFPGGSIDPGETVVEAALREAEEEIGVDPAGVEAFATLPELWLPPSDFAVTTVVAWWRDPNPIRVASPAEVHAIHRVSVAELVDPEHRIAVRHPGGWTGPGFLIGPDKDVILWGFTGGILTRFLDFLGWLPAVEDAPVHDLPDYMLAEYVRKTADTDDADDGLDLAEPNPAPRKDR
- a CDS encoding MarP family serine protease; its protein translation is MNFLDILLVVLVAAYALSGYWQGFITGAFATAGLLAGGLFGIWLAPVVLGGINPSLWVSLGALFLVILCASLGQAVLQYVGAKARDKITWQPARVLDAVGGAALSAAAVLLVAWALGVAISGTRIGPVTSMVRSSAVLAKVNDVLPDEAPQALQAFNNVVGTGFFPRYLEPFAPERIVEVDPGPKRLLSDPEVTGSEASVVKIRGNNACGAGVEGTGFVYADGRVMTNAHVVAGVNDPEVEIGGGTEVARVVHYDPDLDIAVLQLDTGGAPALEFDIADGDPPTEPGDPVAVVGYPQDGPFDIRSGRVRSEQRLRSPNIYGDGTVLREVYSLRAVVRPGNSGGPILTPDGEIAGVVFAASVTDAETGYALTAEQVEAAAAAGVAGNSDVDTGNCAT
- a CDS encoding enoyl-CoA hydratase/isomerase family protein; translation: MSDSTRTSVEQVRYSYTDGTARITLVDGDRGNPVNSGQVEQLFAAVRQAGRDGARVIVLAAEGRFFSVGGDLGAMATSADMPAFIDDLADALHRVVSELIRSEAIVVSAVQGTAAGAGFPLACAADVVLAAESAKFSLAYTKVGLSPDGGSSMLVDSLGLHRTLRLALLGDLLTAAEAQAAGLVARVVPAEELAAAVDAVVAQLIVGSASAQAATKRLLREHAVPSPETALRAETLSIRGLAGSADGREGVTAFLEKRPAVFNG
- a CDS encoding oxygenase MpaB family protein; amino-acid sequence: MPKSLWRDRNEQLDPETDYVEIVQNLSLYEFTWDITQSLSFALFRTYAVPSIGRLLFETGQFTEACQKRYDDTTLLLEAPFVHGFDSEQGRTAMRRINQMHKMYDISNDDLRYVLSTFVVVPKRWLDDYGWRSLTETELRATVNYYRTLGRHMNIKDVPDTYDGFLHLVDDYEREHFAYDEGGRRVADATLDLMCTFYPRPVRRPVEVFSRALMDEPLLRAFRYDAPHPSITRLSRAAMRARARLLRHTPSNRKPTFTADLPRIKSYPNGYALADLGTFPGERATSPGCPVPHRT